From the Vibrio metoecus genome, one window contains:
- a CDS encoding siderophore ferric iron reductase, whose protein sequence is MTDPVFFAKLFEHSRQVTPYLKGQWASDSPETEPVIQWDHSCSERIQTLYRNLQETHPEAGAAYWLTRTWTLLCWQPIYVAFVAIYACRGLPQLSSIAQYTQPQFVTGFHFNSLKYRQGAPQELIAQAGKELVELFEYFRHEMAKWTRIRPGFTQHLFADSVLGCLTRFQAFYPHLSEQALLEQAHLWLEACGLPTKLAQSLSYNPEAQTLSHIRTSCCLVYKCQGRQLCQNCPRHPDNKTKSPQRHERT, encoded by the coding sequence ATGACTGATCCTGTTTTCTTCGCCAAACTCTTTGAACACTCCCGCCAAGTCACGCCTTATCTCAAAGGTCAATGGGCATCAGATTCCCCTGAAACAGAACCAGTGATTCAATGGGATCACTCCTGCTCTGAGCGTATTCAAACTCTCTATCGAAATTTGCAAGAAACCCACCCAGAAGCGGGCGCCGCCTACTGGTTAACGCGCACTTGGACGCTGCTGTGCTGGCAACCTATCTATGTGGCTTTTGTGGCGATTTATGCTTGCCGTGGCTTACCGCAGTTATCTTCCATCGCCCAATACACTCAACCCCAGTTTGTTACTGGTTTTCACTTCAATTCCTTGAAATATCGTCAAGGCGCGCCACAAGAATTGATTGCACAAGCTGGCAAAGAGCTGGTTGAACTATTCGAATATTTTCGTCACGAGATGGCGAAGTGGACACGCATCCGTCCCGGATTTACTCAGCATCTCTTTGCCGACAGCGTGTTGGGTTGCTTAACCCGATTCCAGGCGTTTTACCCCCACCTTTCTGAGCAGGCGTTACTGGAACAAGCTCATTTATGGTTAGAAGCCTGTGGTTTACCCACCAAGTTAGCGCAATCCTTGAGTTACAACCCTGAGGCTCAGACTCTCTCTCACATTCGAACCAGTTGTTGTTTGGTGTATAAGTGCCAAGGGCGCCAACTCTGTCAAAACTGTCCAAGGCATCCTGACAATAAAACTAAGAGCCCCCAGCGGCATGAGCGGACTTAA
- a CDS encoding ABC transporter ATP-binding protein, whose amino-acid sequence MFRLVDASFSIDEKPILSTTNLTFESGKVTTLLGHNGCGKSTLIKLLSRQNKPTSGHVFYGDQPVHNLNNIEFAHQVAYLPQHPPLTTGVTVRELVCFGRYPWKGALGRYDARDYTIVDEAITKVGLSEFSDRFVATLSGGERQRAWVAMLLAQQSKTLLLDEPTSALDVAHQHELLALIRELNQSLALTVIMVLHDVNMAAKFSDHLIALHSGRVIAQGTPEQLMNHDTLMQIYGMELALFPHPRTGQAISYIP is encoded by the coding sequence ATGTTTCGACTTGTCGACGCCTCATTTAGCATTGATGAGAAGCCTATTCTCTCAACCACTAATCTGACATTCGAGTCTGGCAAGGTCACGACTCTACTCGGTCATAACGGCTGTGGTAAATCTACCCTCATTAAACTGCTCAGCAGACAAAATAAGCCTACTTCAGGCCACGTTTTCTATGGCGACCAGCCTGTCCATAACCTGAATAATATCGAGTTTGCTCACCAAGTGGCTTATTTACCCCAACATCCACCACTGACTACTGGGGTTACGGTGCGTGAGTTGGTTTGTTTTGGCCGCTACCCGTGGAAAGGAGCTTTGGGTCGTTACGATGCGCGAGACTACACCATTGTTGATGAAGCGATTACCAAAGTGGGCTTGAGTGAATTTTCCGATCGTTTCGTTGCCACCCTCTCTGGTGGAGAAAGGCAGCGTGCTTGGGTTGCCATGTTACTCGCCCAGCAAAGTAAAACCCTCTTGCTTGATGAACCTACTTCAGCCCTTGATGTAGCACATCAACATGAGTTGTTGGCTCTGATCCGCGAACTGAACCAAAGCTTAGCGCTCACGGTGATCATGGTGCTGCATGATGTGAATATGGCCGCCAAGTTCAGTGATCATCTTATCGCTCTTCATTCCGGCCGAGTCATCGCACAAGGCACACCAGAACAGTTAATGAATCACGATACTTTGATGCAAATCTATGGCATGGAACTGGCGCTTTTTCCTCACCCACGCACAGGGCAAGCCATTAGCTATATCCCTTAA
- a CDS encoding iron-siderophore ABC transporter substrate-binding protein, which yields MKTFITLLVSMLAVHAYALDIQHEMGSASFSAPPKKVVALDWALAETVLSLGVALQGVADAKGYQEWVVEPALNPTVTNVGSRREPNIELLSELKPDVILMSQQMAAAYESLNKIAPVVVFTLYGEQKQPLKTAESITRSLGQLFGKEQQAEQVITETQAKLTTNGEKIRAKSPTTKSLLFVRFINDKTLRIHGQGSLASATISAMGLKNSWQDQTNIWGFTTTGLEKLAEHQQSNVMLFGPLKPQDRQVLQTSPLWQVMAFTRENAVYELPPIWTFGGLIAAQRFSDHIAELLVTQ from the coding sequence GTGAAGACGTTTATCACCCTGCTGGTTTCCATGTTGGCAGTTCATGCATACGCCTTAGACATTCAGCATGAGATGGGCAGCGCATCCTTCTCAGCGCCACCAAAGAAAGTGGTTGCACTGGATTGGGCATTAGCCGAAACCGTGCTCAGTTTAGGTGTGGCGCTACAAGGCGTAGCGGATGCCAAAGGCTATCAAGAATGGGTGGTTGAGCCTGCACTGAATCCAACCGTAACGAACGTCGGTTCAAGACGTGAACCCAATATCGAACTACTGAGCGAACTCAAGCCCGATGTCATTTTGATGAGTCAGCAGATGGCTGCCGCTTATGAGTCCCTCAATAAAATCGCGCCTGTGGTGGTCTTTACCCTTTACGGGGAGCAAAAACAGCCATTAAAAACAGCAGAATCCATCACCCGTTCCTTGGGTCAGTTGTTCGGAAAAGAGCAGCAAGCAGAGCAAGTGATTACGGAAACCCAAGCCAAACTGACAACCAATGGCGAGAAAATTCGCGCAAAATCCCCAACAACCAAAAGCCTTCTGTTCGTACGTTTTATTAACGACAAAACCTTGCGCATACATGGTCAAGGCTCACTTGCTAGTGCCACTATCTCTGCCATGGGACTCAAAAATAGCTGGCAAGATCAGACCAATATATGGGGCTTTACCACCACGGGCTTAGAAAAGCTCGCCGAACATCAGCAAAGTAATGTGATGCTGTTTGGCCCACTCAAACCACAAGATCGCCAAGTGCTACAAACGTCTCCGCTATGGCAGGTCATGGCGTTTACGCGCGAAAATGCTGTCTATGAGCTTCCTCCAATCTGGACCTTTGGTGGCCTTATTGCCGCGCAGCGTTTTAGTGACCACATCGCAGAGCTGCTAGTCACACAATGA
- a CDS encoding OpgC domain-containing protein translates to MKRIPALDSIRGLLLVLITFNHLIWYSGGTTILQIFTHEPIGVFGAAEGFIFMSGLLAGMVYSRREYSDRQATNKVWHRAFTIYKYHMAALFIAMLWFLLGSHYFAEQVTVFGGSFSNLPNMPFMTMLMSFLLLNKPAYLEILPLYIMYMLVFPLALYGFRRGYLKWILALSVVIWASSGWIQSSMLTPMFKWLSAEYIPELGYFDPFAWQLLFFFGGALGYSKRQGDLAWFQPKLTWLCAGIALIIFMAYRDLLTPLGIPKKMVYAASSKPELGWLRVLSLSVWIYLISVVIRFFPTALVYEPLSYLGRHSLQVFTWQTVLIFVTAPWLLTTRESMWHTPIILLLCTTLWIPAWLQVQRKDKLMNFSSSVVTALSLLLVASTTFVAFPEPPKSDIVAISDEVVGTPLASGEAPSTELLNEPSTGDETPLN, encoded by the coding sequence ATGAAACGCATCCCCGCATTGGACAGCATCCGAGGACTCTTGTTGGTGTTAATCACCTTCAACCATCTCATCTGGTACAGCGGCGGTACAACCATTCTGCAAATCTTTACGCATGAGCCTATCGGCGTATTTGGTGCGGCAGAGGGCTTTATTTTTATGTCTGGATTACTGGCTGGCATGGTTTATAGCCGCCGTGAGTATTCTGACCGTCAGGCGACCAATAAAGTGTGGCATCGTGCTTTCACGATCTACAAATACCACATGGCCGCACTCTTTATTGCCATGTTGTGGTTCTTATTGGGCAGCCACTATTTTGCCGAGCAAGTGACTGTGTTTGGTGGCAGCTTTAGCAACCTGCCAAACATGCCGTTTATGACCATGCTGATGAGTTTCTTGCTACTCAATAAACCCGCTTATTTGGAAATTTTACCGCTGTATATTATGTATATGCTGGTGTTTCCTTTGGCTCTGTATGGGTTTCGCCGTGGCTATCTCAAATGGATACTCGCGCTGAGTGTGGTGATATGGGCGAGCAGTGGTTGGATTCAATCCTCAATGTTAACCCCTATGTTTAAGTGGCTTTCGGCGGAATACATTCCTGAGCTGGGTTACTTTGATCCGTTTGCTTGGCAACTGCTGTTTTTCTTTGGTGGTGCGCTAGGCTACAGCAAGCGTCAAGGCGATTTGGCTTGGTTTCAGCCCAAATTAACGTGGCTGTGTGCTGGTATCGCCTTGATCATTTTTATGGCCTATCGTGATCTTTTAACGCCACTTGGTATTCCCAAGAAAATGGTGTACGCGGCATCGAGTAAACCAGAGCTTGGATGGTTACGTGTACTGAGCTTGAGTGTGTGGATCTACTTAATCTCCGTTGTGATCCGTTTTTTCCCTACCGCGTTAGTGTATGAGCCGCTGAGTTATCTTGGTCGCCATTCATTACAAGTTTTTACTTGGCAAACGGTACTGATTTTTGTCACGGCGCCTTGGCTTCTGACTACGCGCGAATCGATGTGGCACACGCCGATCATTCTGCTGCTCTGCACGACATTGTGGATTCCGGCTTGGTTACAAGTACAACGTAAAGATAAGTTGATGAATTTTTCATCTTCGGTCGTGACTGCGTTATCTTTGTTGTTGGTGGCGAGTACGACTTTCGTGGCTTTTCCTGAGCCGCCAAAAAGTGACATTGTGGCGATCAGTGATGAAGTGGTCGGCACTCCCTTAGCCAGTGGCGAAGCTCCGAGCACGGAACTTTTGAATGAACCCTCCACGGGTGATGAAACACCGTTAAACTAA
- the fhuB gene encoding Fe(3+)-hydroxamate ABC transporter permease FhuB has protein sequence MKLPTNTLLLVGVFCLIAVLLQTTAPYSQGISLIWDTVWHFDQSNYQHVITYLTYLPRLCVALLCGFALAVAGCVMQFVLRNPIASPTTLGVATGAELGMVLSLLLLPTGLAIPNFIPAFLGGCFATGLVFLLSASRGFAPLHMILAGMVVSLFFGSLNTMLLMLHEQKLTSIFVWGAGALNQNGWNSTQVLLPLITLPTLLLLMLQRPLSALQFGDGVASSLGVNIKQIKLLCLGLAIFITAAVVSEVGLIGFIGIVAPAIARLLGIRQLTAQLLSSGVIGALILLVVDLAIQPFSGVGGELLPTGAMTALLGAPSLLWLLQRTKLLSELRAREEPVEHYRKVSTTRVFFIMLGLLSIVTLCALVFGQGQAGWSLTLNPMLLELRAPRVLTALLAGVGLALAGTLIQRLSNNPMASPEVLGLSSGAALAIVLGSTFGIAIERDEQMLLGTLGALTVTSLIWLIGRKHNFAPSQTLLTGIALSAGLDALLRVVMSSGHDNATALLTWLSGSTYLVATADIYLLAIGVGLVASVALLLERWIAIIELGEVTARSLGMNATRVRLVLLLLVAALTTLCTIVIGPLSFIGLLAPHMARSLHQYQPRAQMLTAALLGAIVMVLADWVGRNIWFPWQFPAGLLASLIGGGYFLYLMRR, from the coding sequence ATGAAACTCCCAACAAACACTCTGCTCTTAGTTGGGGTTTTCTGTCTGATTGCCGTTTTGCTGCAGACGACAGCACCTTATTCACAAGGTATTAGTCTCATTTGGGATACCGTGTGGCACTTTGACCAGAGCAATTATCAGCATGTGATCACCTACCTGACTTATCTGCCACGGCTTTGTGTTGCGCTACTATGTGGCTTTGCCCTCGCAGTAGCAGGTTGTGTCATGCAGTTTGTACTGCGTAACCCGATAGCGTCACCAACCACGCTGGGTGTGGCCACGGGGGCAGAACTCGGCATGGTACTGAGTTTGCTGCTGCTTCCAACGGGGTTGGCGATACCTAACTTCATACCTGCATTTTTAGGTGGCTGCTTCGCAACTGGGCTGGTGTTTTTGCTCAGTGCCAGCCGTGGTTTTGCTCCACTGCACATGATCTTAGCGGGTATGGTAGTTAGCCTCTTCTTTGGCTCACTCAATACCATGCTGCTGATGCTGCACGAGCAAAAACTCACCAGTATTTTTGTTTGGGGAGCGGGAGCACTCAACCAAAATGGCTGGAATAGCACGCAAGTTCTACTGCCTTTAATCACTCTCCCAACATTACTACTACTGATGCTGCAACGCCCACTGTCCGCGCTGCAATTTGGGGATGGCGTGGCTTCGTCTTTGGGAGTCAACATCAAGCAGATCAAACTACTCTGTCTTGGGCTGGCGATATTCATTACCGCGGCCGTGGTCAGTGAAGTGGGCTTGATCGGTTTTATTGGAATCGTTGCTCCAGCCATCGCACGATTGCTCGGCATCCGACAACTCACCGCCCAATTGCTGAGTAGTGGCGTGATTGGCGCACTGATACTGTTGGTTGTCGATTTAGCCATTCAACCTTTCTCTGGCGTGGGGGGAGAACTGCTGCCCACTGGCGCGATGACTGCCTTACTGGGTGCGCCTTCCCTGTTGTGGCTACTGCAACGCACTAAACTTCTTTCCGAGCTTCGCGCTCGCGAAGAGCCAGTTGAGCATTATCGAAAAGTCAGTACCACGCGAGTTTTCTTCATTATGCTTGGCCTACTTAGCATAGTAACCCTGTGCGCGTTAGTGTTCGGGCAAGGGCAAGCGGGCTGGAGCCTAACTCTTAATCCAATGCTGTTGGAGCTTCGCGCTCCTCGTGTGCTCACCGCACTCCTTGCGGGAGTTGGACTGGCATTAGCGGGAACCCTCATTCAACGTCTATCCAATAATCCTATGGCAAGCCCAGAAGTGCTTGGGCTGAGCTCCGGAGCCGCACTGGCGATTGTGCTCGGCAGTACATTCGGTATCGCGATTGAACGTGATGAACAGATGCTGCTAGGGACATTAGGCGCGCTGACCGTCACTTCTTTGATTTGGCTTATCGGGCGCAAACACAATTTTGCACCAAGCCAAACCTTATTGACGGGGATAGCCTTGAGCGCGGGGCTGGATGCCCTGCTGCGTGTTGTGATGAGTTCAGGACATGACAACGCCACGGCGCTGCTCACTTGGCTTTCGGGCTCCACCTATCTGGTTGCCACTGCCGATATCTATTTACTGGCGATAGGCGTTGGGCTAGTCGCTAGCGTGGCACTGTTGCTCGAACGATGGATTGCGATTATCGAGTTGGGCGAGGTAACCGCCCGAAGCCTTGGCATGAACGCCACTCGAGTTCGCTTGGTTTTACTACTGCTTGTTGCTGCCCTCACCACACTCTGCACCATAGTGATTGGCCCTTTGAGTTTTATCGGCTTACTGGCACCCCATATGGCACGCTCGCTACACCAATACCAACCGCGCGCACAAATGCTAACCGCCGCTTTGCTCGGTGCAATCGTGATGGTGCTGGCGGATTGGGTTGGACGTAATATCTGGTTCCCTTGGCAATTCCCGGCGGGCCTGCTCGCTTCACTGATCGGTGGTGGTTACTTCCTGTATCTGATGAGGCGTTAA
- a CDS encoding IucA/IucC family protein, whose product MHRNNERINLEKSNDWANTNEPSIACFLNSLARESQSVQLLCGEDGKRVYRLPLANSDSINIPLSYFSSLGSHEYCLPALLHTQDSIKTLSVEQLIEHIVNEPALVGIVSETQKAIFTKRVLESHRNTEQAIEHSPYQEQLFTEQLDFKTAEQGLLIGHSFHPAPKSREQFSLNDAKLYSPELGGQFKLFWLSVEQSLLTSGSSADIHFNQRFAALVAHDPKLVEALQSAQQQGHGLLPVHPWQWHVMAENPSIKGYIATKQIQNLGQLGATWYPTSSTRSLYAPGLPYMLKFSLSVKLTNSIRNLSLKEVIRGTRLNDLFQHPQLAQQLGNGRGFQLMQEPAYIGLKDLNGKIIDESLVAFRDNPLMDNPAEEAVVLATLTQQNPYGGSSLVAARIQHYATQQHLSSHQAASLWFDAYCRHAVVPLFHLQANLGIVFLAHQQNIVMQLEQGFPVGMYYRDCQGTGYTDLAFKLFGEQLGDQKEALENYWNQDKVRRYFAYYLIINSTFNLISAICANLDVEESELIEILYHNLNALLQSGVKDDLCLHYVLTSEALCCKGNFFCYLQNFNENSIPDPAVIYFDLPNPLARIEEIAHV is encoded by the coding sequence ATGCATCGCAACAACGAGCGGATTAACCTCGAAAAATCAAACGATTGGGCCAACACAAATGAACCTTCTATCGCGTGTTTTCTCAATTCATTAGCCCGTGAGAGTCAATCAGTCCAACTACTTTGTGGTGAAGATGGAAAACGTGTTTATCGACTCCCTCTGGCAAACTCAGACTCCATTAATATCCCTCTCAGTTATTTTTCTTCCCTTGGGAGCCATGAATATTGCCTACCTGCTCTTTTGCATACGCAAGACAGCATTAAAACGCTGAGTGTTGAACAGCTCATTGAACACATAGTTAACGAGCCGGCACTCGTCGGCATAGTCAGCGAAACGCAAAAAGCCATTTTCACTAAACGAGTTCTAGAAAGTCATCGCAACACTGAACAGGCCATCGAACACTCTCCCTATCAAGAGCAGTTATTTACCGAACAACTGGATTTTAAAACCGCAGAACAAGGGTTATTGATCGGCCACTCTTTCCACCCTGCCCCCAAAAGCCGTGAACAATTTAGCCTGAATGATGCCAAACTCTACTCACCTGAACTCGGTGGTCAATTCAAACTCTTCTGGCTGAGCGTCGAACAATCACTTCTCACTAGCGGTAGCTCTGCTGACATTCATTTCAACCAACGATTTGCAGCACTCGTCGCGCACGACCCCAAATTAGTTGAAGCTTTGCAGAGTGCGCAGCAACAAGGTCATGGGCTGCTTCCCGTACATCCATGGCAATGGCATGTCATGGCAGAGAACCCATCAATAAAAGGCTACATCGCCACCAAGCAAATCCAGAATCTAGGCCAACTCGGTGCAACTTGGTATCCGACCTCGTCCACGCGCTCACTTTACGCGCCGGGTTTGCCTTACATGCTCAAGTTCTCGCTCAGTGTCAAACTCACCAATTCCATCCGTAACCTGTCACTGAAAGAAGTGATTCGTGGAACACGACTCAATGATCTGTTCCAGCATCCTCAGCTGGCACAACAGCTCGGTAACGGACGAGGTTTCCAGTTGATGCAAGAACCTGCCTACATCGGACTGAAAGATCTGAACGGCAAAATCATTGACGAGAGTCTTGTGGCATTTCGAGACAATCCATTGATGGATAATCCAGCAGAAGAAGCCGTGGTATTGGCAACGCTCACCCAACAAAACCCATATGGTGGCAGTAGCCTTGTGGCGGCGCGCATTCAGCATTACGCCACACAACAACACCTTTCTTCACACCAAGCAGCTAGCCTATGGTTTGATGCTTATTGCCGCCATGCCGTTGTGCCTTTATTCCACTTGCAGGCCAATTTGGGGATTGTGTTTTTAGCCCACCAGCAAAATATCGTCATGCAGTTAGAGCAAGGCTTCCCAGTGGGTATGTACTATCGCGACTGCCAAGGCACTGGCTATACCGATTTGGCATTTAAGCTGTTTGGCGAACAACTTGGCGATCAAAAAGAAGCGCTCGAAAACTACTGGAACCAAGACAAAGTACGCCGCTACTTCGCTTACTACCTCATCATCAACTCCACCTTCAATCTGATTTCTGCGATCTGCGCGAATTTGGATGTGGAAGAGAGTGAGCTCATCGAGATTCTGTATCACAACCTCAACGCTCTACTGCAGAGCGGAGTGAAGGATGATCTCTGCCTGCACTATGTACTGACCAGTGAAGCGCTGTGCTGTAAAGGTAACTTTTTCTGTTACTTACAAAACTTTAATGAAAACTCCATTCCTGATCCGGCTGTGATCTATTTCGATTTACCTAACCCTCTGGCTCGTATTGAGGAAATTGCTCATGTCTAA
- a CDS encoding UTRA domain-containing protein — protein sequence MRKAGSTQLSRITHSLRQQIADGVLSQGQKLPSERELSELFSTTRITLKDALIALETEGLIYREERRGWFVSPDRIVYNPLSRCHFHQMIHEQHRSATTRVISTRSEMASGEYAKALAIQHITPIHIIERLRSIDGRAVLFVENLLKAALFPHILQCDLSQSLTALYREKYGYQTCRSIFEVIPTSAPSHVAKALNLAAGQPVLKICRINYQQEGRLMDAEFEYWRPDAVVIRIDSDNH from the coding sequence ATGAGAAAAGCGGGCTCGACCCAATTAAGTCGAATTACTCACAGTTTGCGCCAACAAATTGCAGATGGTGTGCTGTCTCAAGGACAGAAACTGCCTTCCGAACGCGAGCTCAGCGAACTTTTTAGCACCACGCGAATCACCTTAAAAGACGCGTTAATTGCACTGGAAACCGAAGGATTGATTTATCGTGAAGAGCGGCGGGGATGGTTTGTTTCACCCGATCGTATTGTCTACAACCCACTCTCGCGTTGCCATTTCCACCAGATGATTCATGAGCAACATCGCAGCGCAACCACTCGGGTTATTAGCACACGCAGTGAGATGGCCAGCGGTGAATACGCCAAAGCATTGGCCATTCAGCACATTACGCCCATTCATATTATTGAACGTTTACGCAGCATTGACGGGCGTGCCGTACTGTTTGTCGAAAACTTACTGAAAGCGGCACTGTTTCCACACATCTTACAGTGTGATTTAAGCCAATCGCTCACCGCGCTGTATCGAGAAAAGTACGGCTACCAAACCTGCCGTTCAATATTTGAAGTGATCCCGACCTCAGCGCCTAGCCATGTGGCGAAAGCACTGAATTTAGCGGCAGGTCAGCCTGTGTTGAAAATTTGCCGAATCAATTATCAGCAAGAGGGGCGCTTAATGGATGCAGAGTTTGAATATTGGCGGCCAGATGCGGTGGTGATTCGCATCGATAGTGACAATCACTGA
- a CDS encoding MFS transporter — protein sequence MFLLKKQSSQLGVIGLAAALMGIGQNGLLVSLPFLVEQSAFDLPTWSILIALGSFLFLPSAPFWGRVSDKHGPKHVVIQALAGMAMSFSLLALFAMASRDYTSISTLCLMGLAVARVIYGCTVSGMVPASQHWAIVLCGEQHRLQAITSVSIGLSVGRLIGPVISLLALKVSPFAPLFMMVLLPLLALVGTYFLPAPQVSTPNNRPSSSSLPWLPSRCLWRFLASGLLLCTAISLLQYSFSPLLSALTDWPTSRISDAIGLLLTISAACTFVTQVMVIKKKKLSPEQMYRFGAGLLVVGLALFLVTQVWVLALAMVLTACGAALLVPAYTTAATTQYSDAPGAVAGYISMSHTIGYGLASLLAFSATLSPHYPIYLCLLFALLIVWTAFSSVSLKSAHAAGGS from the coding sequence ATGTTTCTTTTGAAAAAACAGTCTTCCCAATTGGGGGTGATTGGCTTGGCAGCAGCGTTAATGGGGATTGGCCAAAACGGACTTTTGGTTTCACTGCCTTTTTTGGTCGAACAATCGGCGTTTGACCTTCCCACATGGTCTATTTTGATCGCACTCGGCAGTTTTTTGTTTTTGCCTTCGGCGCCATTTTGGGGGCGGGTTAGCGACAAACATGGCCCTAAACATGTGGTAATTCAGGCTCTTGCCGGAATGGCGATGAGCTTCTCTTTACTCGCTCTATTTGCTATGGCCAGTCGAGATTACACTTCAATCTCAACGCTGTGCTTGATGGGGCTAGCAGTAGCACGCGTGATTTACGGTTGCACTGTTTCGGGGATGGTACCTGCTAGCCAGCACTGGGCGATAGTGTTGTGTGGTGAACAACATCGGTTGCAAGCCATCACCTCCGTCAGCATTGGGTTGAGTGTGGGGCGTTTGATTGGCCCCGTTATTTCGTTGTTAGCGCTGAAAGTGTCACCATTCGCGCCCTTATTCATGATGGTGCTGCTCCCTCTGCTTGCACTTGTCGGTACTTACTTCCTACCTGCACCGCAGGTTTCTACGCCAAATAACCGTCCTTCTTCTTCTTCTCTGCCTTGGCTGCCTAGTCGCTGTTTGTGGCGTTTTCTCGCCAGTGGATTACTGCTGTGTACGGCCATTTCATTACTGCAATACAGCTTTTCACCACTGCTCAGCGCACTGACCGATTGGCCGACGAGCCGCATTAGTGATGCGATTGGCTTGCTTCTCACTATTAGCGCGGCTTGTACTTTTGTGACTCAAGTGATGGTGATTAAGAAAAAGAAATTGTCACCAGAGCAGATGTACCGCTTTGGAGCAGGGCTGTTGGTCGTGGGTTTGGCTTTATTTTTAGTCACCCAAGTTTGGGTATTGGCCTTGGCGATGGTATTAACGGCATGTGGTGCGGCATTGCTTGTTCCTGCTTATACCACTGCGGCGACCACTCAGTATTCGGATGCTCCAGGTGCCGTCGCGGGTTACATTTCCATGTCACACACAATTGGTTATGGTTTAGCGTCTTTGTTGGCCTTTAGTGCAACGCTTTCACCCCATTATCCGATCTACCTATGTCTTCTATTCGCGTTGCTGATTGTGTGGACGGCTTTTTCCTCTGTCTCACTTAAGTCCGCTCATGCCGCTGGGGGCTCTTAG